In Anaeromyxobacter sp., the following proteins share a genomic window:
- a CDS encoding pyruvate, phosphate dikinase encodes MKKRLYGFGGGKADGNRNLKDLLGGKGAGLAEMSAIGIPVPPGFTITTEVCTAFYAAGKRLPRGLEGELRAALATVERLTGKGFGRAAAPLLVSVRSGARVSMPGMMDTVLNLGLNDDTVAGLAEATGDERFAWDSYRRFCAMFGDVVLGLKPERKEDRDPFEELLHAKKDELGVRSDADLPVAALKQLVGQFKAVIRERRGVELPADPFAQLLLAVKAVFQSWDNDRADAYRRLNGIPSSWGTAVSVQAMVFGNLGDDSGTGVAFTRNPATGEDQFYGEFLVNAQGEDVVAGTRTPQKLSELSRRWPAIGRQLLAVRRTLERHYAEMQDIEFTVERGTLYVLQTRTGKRTGLAAVRIAVEMAEAGLIGRDEAVLRVDPEALNHVLRPVFDEAARAEAVAAGRLLATGLPAGPGAASGRLVFFAEDAVAWRRRNGEQVVLARHETSPEDIRGMAAAEGFLTAFGGMTSHAALVARQMGKVAIVGCEALTFDYQARTMTVATASGPRVLREGDWISIDGMAGQVVEGRLATSPSEVVQVLLEKSRPAAAAPIYRRFATLLGWADQARRLGVRANADQPDQAATAVAFGAEGIGLCRTEHMFFGEGKIGPMREMIVAETVAERRAALARLLPLQRADFAGLFAAMAPRPVTIRTIDPPLHEFLPQDEAGQAELARATGRTLAQVRGRVAELHESNPMLGHRGCRLGITYPEITEMQARAIFEAACDVAATGKKVLPEVMIPLVGAKAELDDQAAIVRRVAAEVFRERGRAVPFHVGTMIEVPRGALTAAAIAETAEFFSFGTNDLTQTTFGLSRDDTGPVLASYLERDIWPVDPFVSIDREGVGALMRLAVEGGRRTRPGLQLGICGEHGGDPSSVAFCHELGLDYVSCSPYRLPIARLAAAQAALRQAGAKRKPGAKRKAGGAVRRKATASRRPPVRRTVKRRR; translated from the coding sequence ATGAAGAAGCGGCTCTACGGCTTTGGCGGCGGCAAGGCCGACGGCAACCGGAACCTCAAGGACCTGCTCGGCGGCAAGGGCGCCGGCCTCGCCGAGATGTCGGCCATCGGCATCCCGGTGCCGCCGGGCTTCACCATCACCACCGAGGTCTGCACCGCCTTCTACGCGGCGGGGAAGCGGCTGCCCCGCGGGCTGGAGGGCGAGCTGCGCGCCGCCCTGGCGACGGTGGAGCGGCTCACGGGCAAGGGGTTCGGCCGGGCCGCCGCGCCGCTGCTGGTCTCGGTCCGCTCCGGCGCGCGCGTCTCCATGCCGGGCATGATGGACACGGTCCTCAACCTGGGGCTCAACGACGACACCGTGGCCGGCCTGGCCGAGGCCACCGGCGACGAGCGCTTCGCCTGGGACAGCTACCGGCGCTTCTGCGCCATGTTCGGGGACGTGGTGCTGGGCCTGAAGCCCGAGCGCAAGGAGGACCGCGATCCCTTCGAGGAGCTGCTCCACGCCAAGAAGGACGAGCTGGGCGTGCGCAGCGACGCCGACCTGCCGGTGGCGGCGCTCAAGCAGCTGGTGGGCCAGTTCAAGGCGGTCATCCGCGAGCGGCGCGGCGTGGAGCTGCCGGCCGACCCCTTCGCGCAGCTCCTGCTGGCCGTCAAGGCCGTCTTCCAGTCCTGGGACAACGACCGGGCCGACGCCTACCGCCGGCTCAACGGCATCCCGTCCTCCTGGGGCACCGCCGTCAGCGTCCAGGCCATGGTCTTCGGCAACCTGGGCGACGACTCCGGCACCGGGGTGGCCTTCACCCGCAACCCGGCCACCGGCGAGGACCAGTTCTACGGCGAGTTCCTGGTGAACGCGCAGGGCGAGGACGTGGTGGCCGGCACCCGCACGCCACAGAAGCTCTCCGAGCTCTCGCGCCGGTGGCCCGCCATCGGCCGCCAGCTCCTGGCCGTGCGGCGCACGCTGGAGCGGCACTACGCCGAGATGCAGGACATCGAGTTCACCGTCGAGCGCGGCACCCTCTACGTGCTGCAGACCCGCACCGGCAAGCGCACCGGGCTGGCGGCGGTGCGCATCGCGGTGGAGATGGCGGAGGCCGGCCTCATCGGCCGCGACGAGGCGGTGCTGCGCGTCGACCCCGAGGCCCTCAACCACGTCCTGCGCCCGGTCTTCGACGAGGCGGCCCGGGCCGAGGCGGTGGCGGCCGGTCGGCTGCTGGCCACCGGCCTGCCGGCGGGCCCCGGCGCCGCCTCGGGGCGGCTGGTCTTCTTCGCCGAGGACGCCGTCGCCTGGCGGCGGCGCAACGGCGAGCAGGTGGTGCTGGCGCGCCACGAGACGAGCCCGGAGGACATCCGCGGCATGGCCGCGGCCGAGGGCTTCCTCACCGCCTTCGGCGGCATGACCAGCCACGCCGCGCTGGTGGCCCGGCAGATGGGCAAGGTGGCCATCGTGGGCTGCGAGGCGCTGACCTTCGACTACCAGGCCCGCACCATGACGGTGGCCACCGCCAGCGGACCGCGGGTGCTGCGCGAGGGCGACTGGATCTCCATCGACGGCATGGCCGGCCAGGTCGTGGAGGGCCGGCTGGCCACCAGCCCCTCGGAGGTGGTGCAGGTGCTGCTGGAGAAGAGCCGCCCCGCCGCCGCCGCGCCGATCTACCGGCGCTTCGCCACGCTGCTCGGCTGGGCCGACCAGGCGCGCCGCCTCGGCGTGCGCGCCAACGCCGACCAGCCCGACCAGGCCGCCACCGCGGTGGCCTTCGGCGCCGAGGGCATCGGCCTGTGCCGCACCGAGCACATGTTCTTCGGCGAGGGGAAGATCGGCCCGATGCGCGAGATGATCGTGGCCGAGACCGTCGCGGAGCGCCGCGCCGCGCTGGCGCGCCTGCTGCCGCTGCAGCGGGCCGACTTCGCCGGCCTCTTCGCGGCCATGGCGCCGCGGCCGGTGACCATCCGCACCATCGACCCGCCGCTGCACGAGTTCCTGCCCCAGGACGAGGCGGGACAGGCCGAGCTGGCGCGCGCCACCGGCCGCACGCTGGCGCAGGTGCGCGGCCGGGTGGCCGAGCTGCACGAGTCCAACCCCATGCTGGGCCACCGGGGCTGCCGGCTCGGCATCACCTACCCCGAGATCACCGAGATGCAGGCGCGGGCCATCTTCGAGGCGGCCTGCGACGTGGCCGCCACCGGCAAGAAGGTGCTGCCCGAGGTGATGATCCCGCTGGTGGGCGCCAAGGCCGAGCTGGACGACCAGGCCGCCATCGTGCGGCGGGTGGCGGCCGAGGTGTTCCGCGAGCGGGGGCGCGCCGTGCCCTTCCACGTGGGCACCATGATCGAGGTGCCGCGCGGCGCCCTCACCGCGGCGGCCATCGCCGAGACCGCCGAGTTCTTCTCCTTCGGCACCAACGACCTCACCCAGACCACCTTCGGCCTGTCGCGCGACGACACCGGCCCGGTCCTGGCCAGCTACCTGGAGCGCGACATCTGGCCGGTGGACCCCTTCGTCTCCATCGATCGCGAGGGCGTGGGCGCGCTGATGCGCCTGGCGGTGGAGGGCGGGCGGCGCACCCGGCCAGGGCTGCAGCTCGGCATCTGCGGCGAGCACGGCGGTGATCCGTCGTCGGTGGCCTTCTGCCACGAGCTGGGGCTGGATTACGTCTCCTGCTCTCCCTATCGCCTGCCCATCGCGCGGCTGGCGGCGGCGCAGGCGGCGCTGCGCCAGGCCGGGGCGAAGCGGAAGCCCGGGGCGAAGCGGAAGGCCGGGGGCGCGGTGCGGCGCAAGGCGACGGCGAGCCGGCGGCCGCCCGTGCGGCGCACGGTGAAGCGGCGTCGCTGA
- the msrA gene encoding peptide-methionine (S)-S-oxide reductase MsrA, which translates to MPSSTAAPAVHLMGRALAAALLAATLLPAAAPADQPTSPAVKRPAAASRPAPAPAPPATAAPRPVGEREVAVLAGGCFWGMQDLLRKIPGVLETEVGYTGGWLLNPRYQDTHDSRSGHAEAVRVVFDPRRLGFDELLERWFFRMHDPTTRDRQGNDRGTQYRSAIFYADEAQRRTAEAVKARVQQAGRWKGVIVTEIAPAGPWYRAEADHQDYLLKHPGGYTCHFLREW; encoded by the coding sequence ATGCCGTCGTCCACTGCCGCCCCCGCCGTCCACCTGATGGGCCGGGCGCTCGCCGCCGCCCTCCTGGCCGCCACCCTCCTGCCCGCCGCTGCGCCGGCCGACCAGCCGACATCACCCGCGGTGAAGCGGCCCGCCGCGGCGTCCCGGCCCGCCCCGGCGCCAGCGCCGCCGGCCACCGCCGCGCCCCGCCCGGTCGGCGAGCGCGAGGTGGCGGTGCTGGCCGGAGGTTGCTTCTGGGGCATGCAGGACCTCCTCAGGAAGATCCCGGGCGTCCTCGAGACCGAGGTGGGCTACACCGGCGGGTGGCTCCTGAACCCGCGTTACCAGGACACCCACGACTCGCGCTCCGGCCACGCCGAGGCGGTGCGGGTGGTCTTCGACCCGAGGCGGCTCGGCTTTGACGAGCTGCTCGAGCGGTGGTTCTTCCGCATGCACGACCCCACCACCAGGGACCGGCAGGGCAACGACCGGGGCACGCAGTACCGCAGCGCCATCTTCTACGCCGACGAGGCGCAGCGCCGCACCGCCGAGGCGGTCAAGGCGCGGGTGCAGCAGGCCGGTCGGTGGAAGGGCGTCATCGTCACGGAGATCGCGCCGGCGGGGCCGTGGTACCGCGCCGAGGCCGACCATCAGGACTACCTGCTGAAGCACCCGGGCGGCTACACCTGCCACTTCCTCCGCGAGTGGTGA
- the rmuC gene encoding DNA recombination protein RmuC encodes MDVATTVVVALVFLAAGLGVGLWLRRLALESAGGEARRAADLELAALREQLRAREGQVAEARRAAEATQREAAAARQGLTALTAELAGARAELDGERRAAGERRLEAERTREQVRAEVEKLAGRVLDEKGKALLDRSQEGLGALLAPLRARLETFEAKVEKTYDAENRDRASLLEALRRLQETQGRLHEDAEALSRALTGESKAQGDWGELVLERVLETAGLTAGREYALQVSHQDEAGGRKQPDALVYLPGNRALVVDAKCSLTAFVEAARATSPEAREAALDAHLASVRTHVKGLAAKRYPEVVAERTVDLVLLFVPNEAAFHAALSRAPGLYEEAFRHRIVLCSPTTLLAALQLVAHVWRSEKQNANAQEIAEEAGKLLEKLAGFVADLDEVGQRLDQSKDAFDTARAKLATGKGNVLGRARAIAALGAPIKTERAQALLAQGADDEVEEAPPRPPR; translated from the coding sequence ATGGACGTCGCGACGACGGTGGTGGTGGCGCTGGTCTTCCTGGCGGCAGGCCTCGGCGTGGGGCTGTGGCTGCGGCGGCTGGCGCTGGAGTCGGCCGGCGGCGAGGCGCGGCGGGCGGCCGACCTGGAGCTGGCGGCGCTGCGCGAGCAGCTGCGAGCCCGCGAGGGGCAGGTGGCCGAGGCGCGCCGGGCGGCGGAGGCGACGCAGCGCGAGGCGGCCGCGGCGCGGCAGGGGCTCACCGCCCTCACCGCCGAGCTGGCGGGGGCGCGCGCCGAGCTGGACGGTGAGCGGCGCGCCGCCGGCGAGCGGCGGCTGGAGGCCGAGCGGACCCGCGAGCAGGTGCGGGCCGAGGTGGAGAAGCTGGCCGGCCGCGTCCTCGACGAGAAGGGGAAGGCGCTGCTCGATCGCAGCCAGGAGGGGCTGGGCGCGCTGCTCGCGCCGCTCAGGGCGCGGCTCGAGACCTTCGAGGCCAAGGTCGAGAAGACCTACGACGCCGAGAACCGCGACCGGGCCAGCCTGCTGGAGGCCCTGCGGCGCCTGCAGGAGACGCAGGGGAGGCTGCACGAGGACGCCGAGGCGCTGTCGCGGGCCCTCACCGGCGAGTCCAAGGCGCAGGGCGACTGGGGCGAGCTGGTCCTGGAGCGGGTGCTCGAGACCGCCGGGCTCACCGCCGGGCGCGAGTACGCCCTGCAGGTGAGCCACCAGGACGAGGCCGGCGGCCGCAAGCAGCCCGACGCGCTGGTCTACCTGCCGGGCAACCGGGCCCTGGTGGTGGACGCCAAGTGCTCGCTCACCGCCTTCGTTGAGGCGGCGCGCGCCACCAGCCCGGAGGCGCGCGAGGCCGCGCTCGACGCCCACCTGGCCTCGGTGCGCACCCACGTGAAGGGGCTGGCGGCCAAGCGCTACCCGGAGGTGGTGGCCGAACGGACCGTGGACCTGGTGCTGCTCTTCGTGCCCAACGAGGCGGCCTTCCACGCCGCGCTGTCGCGCGCTCCCGGGCTCTACGAGGAGGCCTTCCGCCACCGCATCGTGCTCTGCAGCCCGACCACCCTGCTGGCGGCCCTGCAGCTGGTGGCCCACGTCTGGCGGTCGGAGAAGCAGAACGCCAACGCCCAGGAGATCGCCGAGGAGGCCGGCAAGCTGCTGGAGAAGCTGGCCGGCTTCGTGGCCGACCTCGACGAGGTGGGCCAGCGGCTCGACCAGTCGAAGGACGCCTTCGACACGGCGCGCGCCAAGCTGGCCACCGGGAAGGGCAACGTGCTCGGCCGGGCGCGGGCCATCGCCGCGCTGGGGGCGCCGATCAAGACCGAGCGGGCCCAGGCGCTGCTGGCCCAGGGCGCCGACGACGAGGTGGAGGAGGCGCCACCCCGCCCTCCCCGCTAA
- a CDS encoding HNH endonuclease translates to MSSRAPGPGLLLPPPGAEALSPSAALAEAAWQLEQVPFEERRHVLRGEAGLLIDGLLTRVARGQGALEVSLAEGLAALSAGDRLLRLGYSCVGDYARERLGLAGRTAQALVRLGAGLTERPVLRAAVRRGEVSLRRAQVVLPAARGEAEAAWVERARGETTRALEAAVAAWARGEREAVERDPDEEKAADGAAAGGQGAQVRAPPASPRFDDDEPWERLVLPLPPETADTLDRACALAGRLLGAASPTWQRLEAIAQEYLGEHPPDDADQEVAACGIEAWDPPPDGTDPDGFDPDGSGPDGSCPGDLSPWANGPRPGRPPSLSEPIPAWSADLEAVLEQEFHRWDFLATVEPVGSPPLLALGLSPQDLDLELRHLSSLRARWDELLGHLALLLRSLGLWRDMGFLSFPHYLKERLGLGTRAVEQRIALERRLHELPPLRAALRAGRLSYEQARLVARVATDDLSTEAWVARAEGLSCLALQRLLDTSSTAQVRARGHLDLRVPSRVGVLLAAAFRAAERASGRWLSQPACLSALCDHFLLTWAGLPPPRRSVQRRVLHRDHGLCQVPGCSRAAARPPPHLPAHGGSDLPDNLVALCAAHHLHGVHAGWLRVHGSAPHHLSWELGERRPPGPDLGHRAPTEDWRA, encoded by the coding sequence ATGAGCAGCCGCGCTCCAGGTCCGGGTCTCCTCCTTCCGCCCCCCGGCGCGGAGGCCCTGTCCCCCTCGGCCGCGCTGGCCGAGGCCGCCTGGCAGCTCGAGCAGGTCCCCTTCGAGGAGCGGCGCCACGTGCTGCGCGGCGAGGCCGGCCTGCTGATCGACGGCCTGCTCACCCGCGTGGCCCGCGGCCAGGGCGCGCTCGAGGTCTCCCTGGCCGAGGGGCTGGCGGCCCTCTCCGCCGGCGACCGGCTGCTCCGGCTCGGCTACTCCTGCGTCGGCGACTACGCCCGCGAGCGGCTCGGCCTGGCCGGCCGGACCGCGCAGGCCCTGGTGCGGCTCGGCGCGGGGCTGACCGAGCGGCCGGTGCTCCGGGCTGCGGTCCGCCGCGGTGAGGTGAGCCTGCGCCGGGCCCAGGTGGTCCTGCCGGCGGCGCGCGGCGAGGCCGAGGCCGCCTGGGTGGAGCGGGCCCGGGGTGAGACCACGCGGGCCCTCGAGGCGGCCGTGGCGGCCTGGGCGCGGGGGGAGCGGGAGGCGGTGGAGCGCGACCCGGACGAGGAGAAGGCGGCGGACGGGGCAGCAGCAGGAGGCCAGGGTGCGCAGGTGCGGGCGCCACCGGCTTCACCCAGGTTCGACGACGACGAGCCCTGGGAGCGGCTGGTCCTCCCGCTCCCTCCCGAGACGGCCGACACGCTCGACCGGGCCTGCGCCCTGGCCGGCCGCCTGCTCGGCGCCGCCTCCCCCACCTGGCAGCGGCTCGAGGCCATCGCCCAGGAGTACCTCGGCGAGCACCCGCCCGACGACGCCGACCAGGAGGTGGCGGCCTGCGGCATCGAGGCCTGGGACCCGCCGCCCGACGGGACCGATCCCGACGGGTTCGATCCCGACGGCTCGGGTCCCGACGGCTCCTGCCCCGGAGACCTGTCGCCCTGGGCCAACGGCCCCCGGCCTGGCCGCCCTCCCTCCCTCTCCGAGCCCATCCCCGCTTGGAGCGCCGACCTCGAGGCCGTCCTCGAGCAGGAGTTCCACCGCTGGGACTTCCTCGCCACCGTCGAGCCGGTCGGCTCCCCTCCCCTCCTCGCCCTCGGCCTCTCTCCCCAGGACCTCGACCTCGAGCTCCGACACCTCTCCTCCCTGCGCGCCCGCTGGGACGAGCTCCTCGGCCACCTCGCCCTCCTCCTCCGCTCCCTCGGCCTTTGGCGCGACATGGGCTTCCTCTCCTTCCCCCACTACCTCAAGGAGCGCCTCGGCCTCGGCACCCGCGCCGTCGAGCAGCGCATCGCCCTCGAGCGCCGCCTCCACGAGCTCCCTCCACTCCGTGCCGCCCTCCGCGCCGGCCGCCTCTCCTACGAGCAGGCCCGCCTGGTCGCCCGCGTCGCCACAGACGACCTCTCCACCGAGGCCTGGGTGGCCCGCGCCGAGGGGCTCTCCTGCCTCGCCCTCCAGCGCCTCCTCGACACCTCCTCCACCGCGCAGGTGCGGGCGCGCGGCCACCTCGACCTCCGCGTCCCGAGCAGGGTCGGCGTCCTCCTCGCCGCCGCCTTCCGCGCCGCCGAGCGCGCCTCCGGCCGCTGGCTCTCCCAGCCCGCCTGCCTCTCTGCCCTCTGCGACCACTTCCTCCTCACCTGGGCCGGCCTCCCTCCACCTCGCCGCTCCGTCCAGCGCCGGGTCCTCCACCGCGACCACGGCCTCTGCCAGGTCCCAGGCTGCAGCCGCGCCGCCGCACGCCCACCACCTCACCTTCCCGCCCACGGCGGCTCCGACCTCCCAGACAACCTGGTCGCCCTCTGCGCCGCCCACCACCTCCACGGCGTCCACGCCGGCTGGCTCAGGGTCCACGGCTCCGCTCCTCACCACCTCTCCTGGGAGCTCGGCGAGCGCCGCCCGCCGGGGCCGGACCTCGGGCACCGGGCACCGACGGAGGACTGGCGAGCCTGA
- a CDS encoding PilZ domain-containing protein, protein MSEPHDQTCSAIVNPRRAPRLAVRCLVRAAALDRPWTTETEDISQHGCQLLAPLALPRGQEVRLVLTYPSLPEALHVAGAVAWAGPHAPWRHGVAFDAASLPAAERWILRLLAIHPELSCAPRLPARLDPSARLHLGEPPRHIVDFTHEELAVLHLVRAGATAGELRERLGAHWSTSLRALFSLLNRRAVTFDRTEGPAPDAWDAALGPNGPLRPPGEPQRLARLNARPAPTPAGN, encoded by the coding sequence ATGAGCGAACCCCACGACCAGACCTGCAGCGCCATCGTGAACCCACGCCGGGCCCCGCGGCTCGCGGTGCGGTGCCTGGTCCGGGCCGCGGCGCTGGATCGCCCCTGGACCACCGAGACCGAGGACATCAGCCAGCATGGCTGCCAGCTGCTGGCGCCGCTGGCGCTCCCGCGCGGGCAGGAGGTGCGGCTGGTGCTCACCTACCCGAGCCTGCCGGAGGCGCTGCACGTCGCCGGGGCGGTGGCCTGGGCCGGCCCCCACGCCCCGTGGCGCCACGGCGTCGCCTTCGACGCGGCGAGCCTGCCCGCCGCCGAGCGCTGGATCCTCCGCCTGCTGGCCATCCACCCGGAGCTGTCCTGCGCCCCACGGCTGCCGGCCCGGCTCGACCCGAGCGCCCGGCTGCACCTCGGCGAGCCGCCGCGCCACATCGTGGACTTCACCCACGAGGAGCTGGCGGTGCTCCACCTGGTGCGCGCCGGCGCCACCGCGGGCGAGCTCCGGGAGCGGCTCGGCGCCCACTGGAGCACCTCGCTGCGAGCCCTCTTCTCGCTCCTGAACCGGCGGGCCGTGACCTTCGACCGGACCGAGGGCCCCGCGCCGGACGCCTGGGACGCGGCGCTCGGCCCGAACGGCCCGCTCCGCCCACCCGGGGAGCCGCAGCGGCTGGCGCGGTTGAACGCCAGGCCTGCCCCGACGCCGGCCGGCAACTAG
- a CDS encoding hemerythrin family protein, with product MPLVDLDTIPQVPLDFINADHREEARLLNELAEAIADHRAGTVGPEAVVATFQVLYQHTEEHFGREDQAMQKSGFPPYQMHHSEHVRVLAELAAEGRRFAETGDAVRLDTYVTKVVPSWFVNHIQSMDLITARFVSMQDG from the coding sequence ATGCCCCTCGTCGACCTCGACACCATCCCGCAGGTCCCGCTCGACTTCATCAACGCTGACCACCGCGAGGAGGCCAGGCTCCTCAACGAGCTGGCCGAGGCCATCGCCGACCACCGGGCCGGCACGGTGGGCCCGGAGGCGGTGGTGGCCACCTTCCAGGTGCTCTACCAGCACACCGAGGAGCACTTCGGCCGGGAGGACCAGGCCATGCAGAAGAGCGGCTTCCCGCCCTACCAGATGCACCACTCAGAGCACGTCCGCGTGCTGGCCGAGCTGGCCGCCGAGGGGCGGCGCTTCGCCGAGACCGGCGACGCCGTCCGGCTCGACACCTACGTGACCAAGGTGGTCCCGAGCTGGTTCGTGAACCACATCCAGTCGATGGACCTCATCACCGCCCGCTTCGTGTCGATGCAGGACGGGTAG
- a CDS encoding dual specificity protein phosphatase family protein, with protein MRTELHVDFLGAEVHGLPGRLGLTSAPGGWWPGRAMPRDGGELLEDDLRLLTQDHGASLLVTLLTAREVARLGDLKRRTRSLGVEWLHHPIPDMCPPGSPAAADKVVERLVAHLGEGRTAVVHCLAGLGRTGTVAACLLVERGRSAEEAVAAVRAARPGSVQTSEQEAFVGAYQAWRVERAARPPRRRFFFR; from the coding sequence ATGCGGACGGAGCTGCACGTCGACTTCCTCGGCGCCGAGGTGCACGGCCTGCCGGGCCGGCTCGGGCTCACCAGCGCCCCGGGCGGCTGGTGGCCGGGGCGCGCCATGCCCCGCGACGGCGGTGAGCTGCTCGAGGACGACCTGCGCCTCCTCACGCAGGATCACGGCGCCAGCCTGCTGGTGACCCTCCTCACCGCACGCGAGGTGGCCAGGCTCGGCGACCTGAAGCGCCGCACCCGGTCGCTCGGGGTCGAGTGGCTCCACCACCCCATCCCGGACATGTGCCCCCCCGGCTCGCCGGCCGCGGCGGACAAGGTGGTGGAGCGCCTGGTGGCCCACCTGGGCGAGGGGCGCACCGCGGTGGTCCACTGCCTGGCCGGCCTCGGCCGGACCGGCACGGTGGCGGCCTGCCTGCTGGTGGAGCGCGGGCGCAGCGCCGAGGAGGCGGTGGCGGCGGTGCGGGCGGCCAGGCCGGGCTCGGTGCAGACCTCCGAGCAGGAGGCCTTCGTGGGCGCCTACCAGGCCTGGCGGGTCGAGCGCGCCGCCCGCCCGCCGCGGCGCCGCTTCTTCTTCAGGTGA
- a CDS encoding gamma-glutamylcyclotransferase, with product MIRYFAYGSNLMVDRMRERGAAFSEARPAVLRDHCLVFDKRSADGSARANVERSPGDCVHGVIYRMALDGLEALRQFESGYDLVDRQVEAARPQGGVEALAVKVFVARSDRRTSAPPQRRYVALILQGLAEHGLPEEARHEVERALARKVPGGGAGPALT from the coding sequence GTGATCAGGTACTTCGCCTACGGCTCCAACCTGATGGTCGACCGGATGCGCGAGCGTGGCGCCGCGTTCTCCGAGGCGCGCCCGGCCGTGCTGCGCGACCACTGCCTGGTCTTCGACAAGCGCAGCGCCGACGGCTCGGCGCGGGCCAACGTGGAGCGCTCGCCCGGCGACTGTGTCCACGGGGTGATCTACCGCATGGCGCTGGACGGGCTGGAGGCGCTGCGCCAGTTCGAGAGCGGCTACGACCTCGTCGACCGGCAGGTGGAGGCCGCCCGGCCGCAGGGCGGCGTCGAGGCCCTGGCGGTGAAGGTCTTCGTCGCCCGCTCCGACCGGCGCACCAGCGCCCCGCCCCAGCGCCGCTACGTCGCGCTCATCCTGCAGGGGCTGGCCGAGCACGGCCTGCCCGAGGAGGCTCGGCACGAGGTGGAGCGTGCCCTGGCGCGGAAGGTCCCGGGCGGAGGCGCCGGGCCGGCGCTCACCTGA